Part of the Natronobacterium gregoryi SP2 genome, CGGTCGTTCCGTCGGGTTCGCGCGATCCGGGCCCGACCGCAGTTCACGCGCCAGAGCCTCCGCCAGCGCCGCGGAGACGAGTGACAGCTAGCGCTCTTTTCGCTGGTCGGCCACCCGTGAGTTACGAGCGACTCGCTTTCTGCCGCCGACCGGGACGTCCCGACGGAACGTCCCGAGCGACTTCGTCCGCACGACGCCGGCAGTGACGCCCGCCGGCCCCGTTTCCGACGGACCGCAGATAGCGGGGCTCGGCGAGTTCTGGATCGGGTTCGGGTTGTCGACCGACGAACTCGAGGAGGGAGGGGTGACATCCTCCCCGTCGTAAACGACGGGGCTTCCCCAGCACGAGGAAACCCGGCCTGTTGCCGAGCAGGTTTCAGGACTGCCTCTCCCGAGGTCGGTGGAACGGGGTTCGTCCCTCGCTCGGGAGCGTCCTGTGGCACCGTCACGTGTGCTCCCATCCGCAAGCGAGTCATTGACGCCCGGTTTCTCAGGGCGTCTCTCTCCCAAGCGGTCATGCCTCGCGGCACGGTCGGTTCGATCACACTTCCCCGGCCCGTAGACCGGGTTCCCGTGCTGACGAACGACGCGAACCCCGCATCCGATGAACCGTGGTCCATCCGACCGTGGGAACCTTCGCCCCGGAAAACCCAGGACGTTGGTTTCAACGCGTCTCGTACTTCCGCGCAAGTGCCGAAAGCCGACGTAAACCTTGCAAATACGTACGATGCGGTGCGTACTAAGCGTTGGGGTTTCAGACCGGTCGGCGACGGTGGATTGAGTAGTCGAGTGATGCGATTCACGCCCGCCGTGAACGGCGGGATTCTCTCGCTGTTTAAAGATAGCACGGATTGGGGGCGTGTTCGAGGGCTGATCGTCAGCGGAGACAGCGACCGAACAACTCGGTTCGACACTCCACCAGCGCCTCCAGTGTTCCCTCCTCGAGCGAGGCGATGACCACGTTGTCGCCGACCGCGGGCGACGCACTCGTCCAGACGTCGCCGATTCGCTCCCGTAACTCGCCGGCTTCCCGGTCAACGGCGAACAGCGAGCTTCCGGCCACGTAAAGAGAGTCGCCGGCGACGGTCGGCACACTCCTGTAGATATGGTCGCCCTCTGAAGAGCCGGTTTCATCGATGGTCCAGACTGGATCGCCCGTGGCCGCGTCTCTAGCGACGAGTCGGTCCATCGCCGCGTAGTAGACGATGCCGTCGGCGACGGCGGCACCGGTGGGGACGACGGCGTCGTCGGCGTCCGTTCGCGTCCACTGTTGGTCCCCCGTTTCCGTCGAGAGGGCGGCGACGCCGCTCTCGTCGGCGTCGATCCCGACGAACACACGTCCCTCCCCGGCCGTCGGAGCACTGTAGACGGGGAAGCGCTCGCTCCACAATTCTGTCCCGTCAGCGGCGTCGACCGCCACGACTCCGCCACCACCTATCGCAGCGTAGACGATACCGTCGTCGACTGCCGGCGGGTAGACGAGGTGGTCGTCCCAGTCGTCGATCTCGTAACGCCAGCGCTCCTCGCCGTCCTCGAGGTCGATCGCGTAGAATTCGGGCTGGCTCTCCTCCCGTCCGTGACGATGAAAGCCGGTGTAGACGACCCCGTTGCCGACACCTGGCTGTGCGGCAATGGAACCGAGCTGGCCGTCGCCGACGTTGTCGAACCGCCAGCGTTCGGTTCCAGCGTCGTCGGTGTCGCCGCTCTCGAGAGCCACCAGTCCGTTCGCGGTCTGGAGCAACACAGCGTCGTCGACGATTGCGAGCGAATCGGTGTGACTGTGCGTTTCCTGCATCTGTGCGGTCGTGGTCGCGACGGTCGTCGTCCACTGGTGTGTACCCGTCTCGGCGTCGACCGCATCGAGGACGGCGGCCTGTTCGCCGTCATCGCGGTGTTCGGTGTACGCAAGAAAGACGGTTCCGTTGGCCATTACCGGCGAGCAATCCGGGCTGCCGAGGTCCGCGTTCGCGTCGTACCGCCACGCAGTCGTCAACGGCGGATCGGGGCCGTCGGTCCGCGTCGCCGTTCGAGCGTCGTCCCGGCCGCGCTGGGGCCAGGTGGCGTCGCCCGCTGGATCGGCGTATCGCGTCGAACACCCAGCGAGGACCGCGCTACCGCAGGCCGCGAGGAGCGTGCGTCTGGAGGGCATCGCTATCGACGTTCGGACACGCGGCTGATAAGTGTTGGCCGTCGATAAATAGACGGCTGCCCATCAACACGCCGCCCAGAGCGTCCCGACTTCGTCCTCGCGTTCGTCCACCCGTTCGACATCCTTTCGGAGGTCGAACGCCCGATACGTCTCCTCCTCGAGCAGCCGCTCTGCAAACGTCGCGGGGACGGTTACGCGCCGACGCTCGCCGTCGACGAGCAGGCCGTCCGGGCCGAACGAGAACTCGAGGTCGTAGCGGACGACGGGCTCGTCGTGATCTTCGAGAACCGGGTGGATTGCCTCGAGTACGTCCGCGACGTAGTCGAAGACCAGTTCCATTCCGGGCGTGTCGGCGGTCTCGAGATCGATTCGAACGGCCGGGGCGAGTCGCGTCTCCATCGTTTCGTCTCCCTCTTCACCTTCGAGTACGTCGATCCCTCGACCCTGCGGCGGCTGCTCGAGGTGAGTCCCTCGCCCCGCCGGGAGGGCGTCGGCGAGTGCTGTGTCGAGAGCGGCTGTGAGTTCCGGCCGAGAGCCGCGGTTCCGACGCCGGTAGATCACGGTGGCCGCGCCGAGCAGACCCAGCACCGCGAGTCCGGCCAGAAGACGGCCCGTTGGCTCGAGTCCGCCGTCGATCATTCCTGTGGGAGATCCACGGCGGATTCAGGTGACCGTTTCGTTTCGATTCGGCTGCCGTGGCACGGCTTCCAAGTGACCTGTTAACGGGCTGAAGCCGCTCGGAGCGTATTCCAAACGGTTTATGACCGTCGGTTGATTACCCCGGGACATGGCGAAGCAGCAAACCGAAGTTCGCGACCTCCAGGAAGGCAGCTACGTAATGATCGACGACGCACCGTGTAAGATCAACGGCTACTCCACCGCGAAGCCGGGGAAACACGGCAGCGCTAAAGCCCGAATCGAAGCCGAAGGCGTCTTCGACGGCAAGAAACGATCGCTCTCCCAGCCGGTCGACGCGAAGATCTGGGTCCCGATCATCGAGCGCAAACAGGGCCAGGTCGTCTCCGTCGACGGCTCCGACATGCAGATTATGGACTTAGAGACCTACGAGACGATCACGATGCGCGTCCCCGAGGACGCCGACCCCTCGCCCGATGAGAACATCGAATACCTCGAGATGGAAGACCAGCGAAAGATCATCTGATGTTCCCCGGGGCAACTGACGAACGCGGGGGGAGCAACGCCGGTGTGGCCCGCGAGGACGCGAACTTCGTGGTCGTCGGTGCGCCCCTGGACGCCACGACGACCTTTCAGCCGGGGACTCGCTTTGGCCCCCGGCGCATCCGGACGTTTGCGGAGACCTTCGACGATTACGACCGTCGAACGGACCAGTACTTCTCCGAACTCGACGTCGTCGATCACGGCGACGTTCGGGCCTGGGACGACGTTCCCGACTACCTCGAGTGGCTCGAGGGGACGCTGCGCGATATCGTTTGGGACGATGCCGTCCCTCTCCTTTTGGGGGGCGAACACACAGTCTCGCTTGCGGGCGTACGCGCCGCCGACCCCGAGGTGTTCGTCTGTCTCGACGCCCACCTCGACCTGCGCGACGACTACGACGGCAACGACCTCTCTCATGCCTGCGTAACCCGTCGCATTCTCGAGGACGAATCGGTCGAGGAAGCGATTATCCTGGGTGCGAGAACGGGCAGCGAGCCGGAGTGGGAGCGAGCGGCCGAAGACGACGTCACCGTCGTTGCGCCCGCGGATGTCGCCGATTTTACCTTCGGCGACCGTCTCGAGGGACGCGAAGTCTACCTGAGTGTCGACATCGACGGGGCTGACCCAGCCTACGCGCCCGGTACCGGGACGACGGAGCCGTTCGGCCTCGAACCCCGTGAGATGCGGGCGGTCGTCCGCGAGGTCGCCCCACAGGCGACGGCCTTCGACGTCGTCGAAGTCAACGACCGCGACGACGGCCAGGCCGCCTCGCTCGCGGGAAAACTCCTCCGAGAGTTCGTCTACTCGAGTGGAGCCGACTCGTCTTCCGCCTAACGGGTCGCCGCCGATCGGTGTTCGTTTCCTACCGGGACCAGCAGCGTTATACCAGTTCCCGCGACTCATCCGTGTATGTCGATCAGACCGTACGATCCGGCGTCGGATGCCGACACACTCTGGGAGCTGAAACGCGCTTTCGAGACTGGACTCGGCTCCGGGACCGGTGGCGAGCAGAAGGCAGCCACGTACGCCGCGAAGCTCACGGACGACTACCGTGAGGGATACCTCGAGTGGGTCGAACGTTGTATCGAGCACGACGAACGAAGCGTGCAGGTGGCTGTCGCGGACGACGGTGACGGTACCAGCGACGACCCCTCACCCGATCCGGTCGGCTACGTCTTCCTTTTGCCCGACACCCACGCCTATATCTGGGACGCCGCCGTCCTGAACGAGATTTACGTCCGCGAACAGTACCGCGGAACGGGTATCGCCGACGAACTGATGACTGCCGCCGTCGAAGCCGCTCGCGAGCAGGATCTCCCGCTCGAGCGACTCGTCCTCGACGTCGATCGGGAAAACGAGCGTGCGCAGGCGTTCTACGAGCGCCACGGGTTCGACCACTGGGGCGAGATGGTCGCTCGAGACCTCTGATCGCTGTATCCGCGGTTTCGGTCCGTCCGTCTCCGGTCACTACGCCGTTCTTTCTACCGGCCTGTTGGTCGAAACGTTCGTCACTGGAAATCCACAGAGTGACGGAGGAGAGTCGTGCGGTCGCAGTCGGTTTCCACCGGCGCAGCCCTTATCGGCGTCTGGGGGTTGTGCTATGGTATGACTTCTGCATCGTTGACCGAGTCACTGCAGGAAGTCCTCGCGCTCTTCGACGCGGGTGGGGCACCGCTGACGACGACGGAGGTCACCGAGCAAGTCAGCTGCGGCCATCAGAGTGCCGACGAGCGTCTGGAGCGACTCGTCGATCACGGCTGGCTCGAGACCAAGACGGTCGGTGGAAGTGGACGCGTGTGGTGGCGGCCGGCTGCGGCCGACGATAGCGAGGAGAAAGAGTCCGAACGGAGGCAGGGAACACAAACTGCCCGACCCAATCGCCAACGCGACGAACTCGAGGGTGAACTCGACGAGGTTCTCGAACGCATCTCGGATGGGTTCTACGCTCTCGACGAGAATCTCCGATTCCTGGTCCTGAACAGTCACGCGATGGACGTTCTGGGACTAGACGAGTCCGCAACCGGGACGGACATCCGCGATATAGTCACCCTCACCGACCCCTTCGAGAACGCACTGTCGAACGCTCTCGAAACGCAAGAGCCGGTCGTTCTCGAGGACTACTACGATCCGGTAGACAGGTGGTTCCACACCGCTATCTACCCATCGGAGTCGGGGCTGTCGGTGTACTTCCGTGAGATCACCGACCAGAAGAACCGCGAACGAAAACTGCAACGATACGAGAAAACGATCGAGACGATCTGGGACGGCGTCGTAACGCTCGACGACGACGACCGATTCGTGATGGTCAACGAGGCGTTCTGCGAGATGACCGGCTACGAACGCGAGGAGCTACAGGGTGCACCCGCGACGCTCGTCCACGACGAGACGATCATCGAGCGAGCCACGGCGACGACCGGGGACTCCCTCGGAGACGAACGGGAGTACGTGTCCCTCGAGTTCGAACTCGAAACTGCAAGTGATGAGACGATTCCGGTCGAAGGACGATTCGGCCCGTACGAACTCGCAGACGGGTCGGTCGGCCGGACAGGTGTCTTCCGCGACGTTACCGAGCGGAAAGAGCGTGAACGGGCGCTCGAGGAATCCGAGCGGCGGTACCGAACGCTCGTCGAGCACTTCCCCGACGGTGCCGTAGGTCTGTTCGACGAGGACCTGAAGTACACCGCTATCGGCGGCCGTCTGTTAGACGGCGTCGGCGTCGACGAAGCGGACCGGATCGGGAACAGCGTCTACGAGATCTATCCCGACGCTCTCCTCGAGGAAGTCGAGCCATACTTCGAGGCTGCCCTCGACGGTGAGTCGAACTCGTTCGAAGTCGAGTTCCACGACCGGTGTTTTCATGCCTACACCCTCCCGGTCAGACGCGCCGACGACGGGATATTCGGGGGAATGCTCGTCGTACAGGACGTCACCGAACGCCGGGAGTACGAGCGACAACTCGAGGAGTACCAACGATGGACCGAGACGCTCATCGAAAACTTCCCCAACGGTGTCGCCGCCCTCGTCGACGAAGACCTCCATTACGTCACGTTTGGGGGGACACCGGAGGGAGATGTAGACGCTTCGAGAGACGAACTCGAGGGGGCTCCGGTGCGTGAGGTGTTACCTCAACGACTGGCGAATATCGTTGTTCCACACTACGAGGCTGCGCTGAATGGCGATCCCTCGGAGTTCGAAGAGACGATCGACGACCAGGTCTATCAGTTCCGCTTCGTCCCGGTTCGAGACGACGATGGAGACGTCTTCGCCGCCACGGCGACGTCACAGGAGATCACCGAGCACAAAGAGCGCGAACGGGCGCTCGGACGGCGCGCTCGCCAGCAACAGGCCGTTGCCGACCTCGGACAGTTCGCACTCGAGACCGACGACCTCGACGAACTCATGTCCGAAACGGTCCAGCAGGTAGCGGACGTACTGGACAACGAGTACTGCAAGGTGCTCGATCTCCGTCCCGACGAGCAAGAGCTGTTGCTACGCGAGGGCGTCGGCTGGCACGACGGGATCGTCGGTGACGCGACGGTGTCCGCCGTCGAAGCAGACTCCCAGGCTGCGTACACTCTGGCCAACGATCACCCGATCGTCGTCGAGGATCTCGAGACGGAGACGCGGTTTAGCGGTCCCGATCTACTGCGGACCCACGACGTTCACAGTGGGATCAGTACCATCATCGGACCGTTCGGAGACGCGTGGGGTATCCTCGGTACTCACGACACCGACCGTCGAGCGTTCACCGACCAGGACGTGACCTTCGTCCAGAGCGTCGCCAACATCCTCGCTGAAGCCATCGAGCGCAACCAGTACCAGCAGGAACGCGAAGAACTGGTACGGGACCTCGAGAAGTCGAACGAGCGCCTCGAGGAATCGAACGAGCAACTCGAACGGTTCGCGTACGCCGCCAGCCACGACCTCCAGGAACCGCTGCGGATGATCTCGAGCTATCTCCAACTGATCGACCGTCGGTACCGAGACGCCTTCGACGAGGACGGCACGGAGTTTCTCGAGTTTGCTATCGACGGTGCCGACCGGATGCGCGACATGATCGACGGGTTGCTCGCGTACTCGCGGGTCGAAACAGCGGGTGATGCGTTCGAATCGGTCGACTTGAACGACGTTCTCGAAACGACTCGTGATGATCTACGGCTCCGAATCGAAGAGAGCGACGCCGAAATCACGGTCGACGACCTCCCGCGTGTCGAGGGCGACGCTGGGCAACTTCGTCAAGTGTTCCAGAATCTCCTGAGTAACGCGATCGAGTACAGCGGCGAACAACCACCCCAGATCGACGTCACCGCCGATCGCGAGGGCACCGACTGGGTTGTTTCGGTTCACGACGACGGGATCGGGATCGACCCGGACGAGCAAGAGCACATCTTCGAGGTGTTCGAGCGCCTGCACGCACATGGGGAGCACCAGGGTACCGGTATCGGCCTCGCGCTCTGTCAACGCATCGTCGAACGCCACAACGGCGAGATCTGGGTCGAATCCGAACCCGGCGACGGCACGATATTTCGCTTTACCCTTCCGGCCACTGAGACGTGACGGGCCGTGAGTTACGGTGGACTCATACGGTTTGCTGTCCGCCATTTCCGGCCCGACCGCGAGCCCGCCTGCGGTCGCGTCGGGACATCGGGACAACAGTCCGTACTACTCTTTCTCACTCTCACTGACCGGGACCGGGTTCGACTGCAGACACGCCCCGTCGTGCTCCGTCGAAGACGATCGACAGTTCGTACTGGTCACGCCCACGGTCTCCAATCGAGAAACACCGAGCATACAATCGGAGGTTTCTAGTCGGGCCAGCATCCTACACCCGACAACACGTGATGTCGGTTACGACGGTTATACGACGGACGACCGAGCTAGACGTTCTTCTCTTGACTGCCGGAATCTGGTTTCTCGCGAAGTTCATCCGGTATGCGTTTCCGCCACTCTTTGGTCTCTTTCAGAAGAGCTACGGCGTCTCGAACGCCGTCCTCGGAACGGCGTTTACCGGCTTCATGCTCGTCTACGCACTCATGCAGTTTCCTTCCGGCGTTCTCGCCGACCGACTCGGCTCCGTCACCGTCATCACGGCAGGCGTCCTCGTCGCGTCGATCGCGTCACTTACTCTGGTCGTCGACTCCCCGTTCGTCGTGCTCGTCGTCGCGATGCTGCTCATGGGCGCAGGCACCGGAGCACACAAGACTGTCGCCGTCCGACTGCTCTCTCGAGCGTATCCAGCCCGGACCGGTCGGGCACTCGGCGTGTTCGATACGCTCGGCACGTTCGGTGGCGTGGTCGCGCCCGCGGCCGTCGTCGCCGTCGCCGGGATGACGTTCGCCCTCGGTGAGAGCTGGCGACTGGTCTATCTGGCTGCTGGCATCGTCGGTCTCGGATTTTCCGTGGCGTTCTGGCGACGCGTTCCGGCACGAGTCCCCGACGACGAAACCAGCGGCGGTGCAACTTCTCTGACCGTCGGAATTGCCGAACTTCGACGATACACACCGCTGTTTTTCGACTGGCGGTTCTCCGTTTTCGCACTGCTGACTGTGTTGTTCGCGTTTACGTACAACGGCCTGGTCGCGTTCGCCCCGCTGTATCTGACCGACGAGGCCGGACTCACGGAGACGACGGCAGGGCTGCTGTACAGCGGTCTCTTTCTTGCGAGTCTCGTCCAGTTGGTAACGGGCGAACTTAGCGATCGACTCAGCCAACTGCCGATCATTGTCGCGACCCTCGGCCTCGCGACGCTCTCGCTGGTCGCGTTCGTCTCACTGACCGGATCGGTCGGTCCGGTCGTCCTCGGAAGCGCACTCGTCGCCGCTGGGATCGGTGCTCACGGGTTCCGCCCCGTCAGGGGAGCCTACCTGATGTCCGTGCTCCCCGACGAAGCAGCGGGTGGTGGACTGGGTGTCGTCCGGACTCTGCTGATGGCTGCCGGAGCCGTTGCACCCGCTATCGTCGGCGTCCTGTCCGAACACGTCGGGTTTCGGCCGACATTCTGGCTGCTCGCGACGTCTGTCGGGGGTGCCACGCTACTGGCGCTCGGTCTCCTGGTCGCTCGACCGCAGACTCGTTGCGCCACAACCGTCGACTGACGAGTTGACCCGGCCCAGACCGGGCTCGACCCAGCAGTTGACACTACCGGCCAGCGTTATCGTGAGAACTCGCCGCGTCCGTGTGGCCACTTTTTTCGGTGACTTCTTTCCGACAGTATCGGCCGTATCCCGCCCCTAGTGGCGGGCCAAGCCTGAACTGATGGGTCGAATCTGGCGGTGTCGCTCGATTCGACCCGTCAGTCGACGGTTGGGACGGTACTAGCCGAATCTCTCGACAACATGCAGTGCCGGTCGGACGCGAGTGCAGGATGCCGTCGTCGACAGTAGGAGTGACGGGTTTCTCACCGTCACCCATCCGGATCGTGGCGTCGACGCGAGACGACCGAGAGGCTGACGCCGAACGTACCCCGACTCGAGGAGTGACGTGCTGTCAGAACGCTCGCTTTATTTTCTCGAAGAACCCGTCGGCGACCTCGATCTCGTCGCCACCGGCTTCGGCGAAGGCCTCGAGAGCTTCGCGCTGGTTTTCGTTCAGGCTCTCGGGGGTGACAACCTGGACCTGCACGTGGAGGTCGCCGTCGCCGCGCCCGCGCAGGCGAGGCATTCCCTTGCCCTCGAGGCGGAACGTCTCACCGCTTTGAGTGCCGGCAGGAATTTCGAACTCTGCGGCACCGTCCAGGGTCGGCACTTCGACGGTGTCGCCGAAGGTCGCCTGTGGGAACGAGACTGGAAGCCGGTACCGGAGATCGTCTCCTTCGCGCTCGAACTCCTCGTGCTCGCGGATCGAGACGTCGATCAGCAGGTCGCCGTTCGGCCCGCCGTCGGGGCTCGGTGCGCCCTCACGTTCCATCCGCAGGGTCTGGTCGTCCTGAATACCGGCAGGGACTTCGACGGTCAGCGTCGCCTCGTTGCGGACGTACCCCTCGCCGCGACACTCACTGCAAGTCTCGGAGTAGAGCGTCCCCTCTCCCTCACAGCGCCGACACGTCGTCGTCTGCTGGACGCGCCCGAGCGGCGTCTGCTGCACCTGCCGCTTCTGGCCGTGACCTTGACACTCCGGACAGGTCCGGGCGTCTGCATCGGGCGGATGGCCCTCGCCGTGACACGCCGAACAGGCCTCGGGTCGCTCGATCGTAAACTGCTTTTCGACGCCCGAGTAGGCCTCCGCTAAGTCGATCTCGAGTTCGGTTCGGAGATCACGGCCCGACCGCTGGCGACGGCCCCGGCCACCGCCACCGAACACCTGCTCGAAGATGTCGCCGAGCCCGCCACCCATGCTGCCACCGCCCATCCCACCAAACGGGTCGCCGCCCATCCCGCCAGCGCCAGTACGGTCGCTCGCGTCGAAGCCGTGTTTCTCGGCCTGCTCGTATCGCTCGTGACCCATCCGATCGTAGGCCTGGCGTTTCTCTTCGTCGGTGAGAACCTGCTTGGCTTTCTGGATCTTCTTGAACTTCTCTTCGGCGTCAGGGTCGTCGCTGACGTCCGGGTGGTATTCGGTGGCCTTCTCCCGATAGGCCTGTTTGATTTCGTCGGTGGAGGCGTCCGAACTCACACCGAGTACGTCGTAGAAATCCTCGCTCATTCGTTGTCCACCGGTAGTCCATTGAGCCACTTGAAACGAACGCTCGATGGTCGACTCGGCGAGAACGCACGGCCTAACTGACTAGCGGCTGAAACAAACTGTCCGCTTCCGACAGTGTCGAACTCGGGGCGTTGCTTCCGACCGAAGACTGGCGTTTTGCACGACTTACTGTAGTCAACTCCCGTTGATCGCCAGAACGGGGTCGGTGATCTGCGGTAACTAGTACTCCGCCAAGCGTCGACTGCTGCGTGAACCCAGACGACCGCATTCGGTTTCACCCATCAGTTCAGGCTTGGCCCGCCACTAGTACTGTCCCAAGTCTACTCTGACTAGGGCACTCCACTTCTGATCGAGAATCGTGATCGGTTTTGGCCAACTCTCAACTAGTCGGTCCATGCTTGGGATAGTACTAGTACCGTCCCAACCGTCGACTGACGGGTCGAACCGAGCGACACCGCCAGATTCGACCCTTCAGTTCAGGCTTGGCCCGCCACTAGTGACAACAATCCGTATGAGACGGACTGCTGTACCGCTTTACCGGCGCGACCCCAGGAGGGCTCGCGGTCGTGCCGGAGCTGACGGACAGCAAACCGCCTCCGTTCACGCGTTACTCGTCGTCGTCTTCCTCGAAGTCGACGTCTTCGAAGTCGGCATCGACGTACTCCTCGTCGTCGGCATCTGCACCGGCCGCGCCGGCACCGGGGTTCGGGCCACCGCCCATCCCGCCCATATCACCCATGCCGCCGGGACCCGCTCCTGC contains:
- a CDS encoding PQQ-binding-like beta-propeller repeat protein, which codes for MPSRRTLLAACGSAVLAGCSTRYADPAGDATWPQRGRDDARTATRTDGPDPPLTTAWRYDANADLGSPDCSPVMANGTVFLAYTEHRDDGEQAAVLDAVDAETGTHQWTTTVATTTAQMQETHSHTDSLAIVDDAVLLQTANGLVALESGDTDDAGTERWRFDNVGDGQLGSIAAQPGVGNGVVYTGFHRHGREESQPEFYAIDLEDGEERWRYEIDDWDDHLVYPPAVDDGIVYAAIGGGGVVAVDAADGTELWSERFPVYSAPTAGEGRVFVGIDADESGVAALSTETGDQQWTRTDADDAVVPTGAAVADGIVYYAAMDRLVARDAATGDPVWTIDETGSSEGDHIYRSVPTVAGDSLYVAGSSLFAVDREAGELRERIGDVWTSASPAVGDNVVIASLEEGTLEALVECRTELFGRCLR
- a CDS encoding translation initiation factor IF-5A, coding for MAKQQTEVRDLQEGSYVMIDDAPCKINGYSTAKPGKHGSAKARIEAEGVFDGKKRSLSQPVDAKIWVPIIERKQGQVVSVDGSDMQIMDLETYETITMRVPEDADPSPDENIEYLEMEDQRKII
- the speB gene encoding agmatinase, with the protein product MFPGATDERGGSNAGVAREDANFVVVGAPLDATTTFQPGTRFGPRRIRTFAETFDDYDRRTDQYFSELDVVDHGDVRAWDDVPDYLEWLEGTLRDIVWDDAVPLLLGGEHTVSLAGVRAADPEVFVCLDAHLDLRDDYDGNDLSHACVTRRILEDESVEEAIILGARTGSEPEWERAAEDDVTVVAPADVADFTFGDRLEGREVYLSVDIDGADPAYAPGTGTTEPFGLEPREMRAVVREVAPQATAFDVVEVNDRDDGQAASLAGKLLREFVYSSGADSSSA
- a CDS encoding GNAT family N-acetyltransferase; amino-acid sequence: MSIRPYDPASDADTLWELKRAFETGLGSGTGGEQKAATYAAKLTDDYREGYLEWVERCIEHDERSVQVAVADDGDGTSDDPSPDPVGYVFLLPDTHAYIWDAAVLNEIYVREQYRGTGIADELMTAAVEAAREQDLPLERLVLDVDRENERAQAFYERHGFDHWGEMVARDL
- a CDS encoding PAS domain S-box protein codes for the protein MTSASLTESLQEVLALFDAGGAPLTTTEVTEQVSCGHQSADERLERLVDHGWLETKTVGGSGRVWWRPAAADDSEEKESERRQGTQTARPNRQRDELEGELDEVLERISDGFYALDENLRFLVLNSHAMDVLGLDESATGTDIRDIVTLTDPFENALSNALETQEPVVLEDYYDPVDRWFHTAIYPSESGLSVYFREITDQKNRERKLQRYEKTIETIWDGVVTLDDDDRFVMVNEAFCEMTGYEREELQGAPATLVHDETIIERATATTGDSLGDEREYVSLEFELETASDETIPVEGRFGPYELADGSVGRTGVFRDVTERKERERALEESERRYRTLVEHFPDGAVGLFDEDLKYTAIGGRLLDGVGVDEADRIGNSVYEIYPDALLEEVEPYFEAALDGESNSFEVEFHDRCFHAYTLPVRRADDGIFGGMLVVQDVTERREYERQLEEYQRWTETLIENFPNGVAALVDEDLHYVTFGGTPEGDVDASRDELEGAPVREVLPQRLANIVVPHYEAALNGDPSEFEETIDDQVYQFRFVPVRDDDGDVFAATATSQEITEHKERERALGRRARQQQAVADLGQFALETDDLDELMSETVQQVADVLDNEYCKVLDLRPDEQELLLREGVGWHDGIVGDATVSAVEADSQAAYTLANDHPIVVEDLETETRFSGPDLLRTHDVHSGISTIIGPFGDAWGILGTHDTDRRAFTDQDVTFVQSVANILAEAIERNQYQQEREELVRDLEKSNERLEESNEQLERFAYAASHDLQEPLRMISSYLQLIDRRYRDAFDEDGTEFLEFAIDGADRMRDMIDGLLAYSRVETAGDAFESVDLNDVLETTRDDLRLRIEESDAEITVDDLPRVEGDAGQLRQVFQNLLSNAIEYSGEQPPQIDVTADREGTDWVVSVHDDGIGIDPDEQEHIFEVFERLHAHGEHQGTGIGLALCQRIVERHNGEIWVESEPGDGTIFRFTLPATET
- a CDS encoding MFS transporter → MSVTTVIRRTTELDVLLLTAGIWFLAKFIRYAFPPLFGLFQKSYGVSNAVLGTAFTGFMLVYALMQFPSGVLADRLGSVTVITAGVLVASIASLTLVVDSPFVVLVVAMLLMGAGTGAHKTVAVRLLSRAYPARTGRALGVFDTLGTFGGVVAPAAVVAVAGMTFALGESWRLVYLAAGIVGLGFSVAFWRRVPARVPDDETSGGATSLTVGIAELRRYTPLFFDWRFSVFALLTVLFAFTYNGLVAFAPLYLTDEAGLTETTAGLLYSGLFLASLVQLVTGELSDRLSQLPIIVATLGLATLSLVAFVSLTGSVGPVVLGSALVAAGIGAHGFRPVRGAYLMSVLPDEAAGGGLGVVRTLLMAAGAVAPAIVGVLSEHVGFRPTFWLLATSVGGATLLALGLLVARPQTRCATTVD
- the dnaJ gene encoding molecular chaperone DnaJ, which codes for MSEDFYDVLGVSSDASTDEIKQAYREKATEYHPDVSDDPDAEEKFKKIQKAKQVLTDEEKRQAYDRMGHERYEQAEKHGFDASDRTGAGGMGGDPFGGMGGGSMGGGLGDIFEQVFGGGGRGRRQRSGRDLRTELEIDLAEAYSGVEKQFTIERPEACSACHGEGHPPDADARTCPECQGHGQKRQVQQTPLGRVQQTTTCRRCEGEGTLYSETCSECRGEGYVRNEATLTVEVPAGIQDDQTLRMEREGAPSPDGGPNGDLLIDVSIREHEEFEREGDDLRYRLPVSFPQATFGDTVEVPTLDGAAEFEIPAGTQSGETFRLEGKGMPRLRGRGDGDLHVQVQVVTPESLNENQREALEAFAEAGGDEIEVADGFFEKIKRAF